Proteins encoded in a region of the Anaerolineales bacterium genome:
- a CDS encoding DUF4097 family beta strand repeat protein — protein MKKWSLVGILGISMFAVCLGGIVALVPVANRIWSGGIHWNFISTNASGADAVEELRAPVDGPADLTINTPFGKVDISAEEGGSEIVVTSHKYAWGTTQQAAEDLLKKTEIVLLQDGNSVKVYVDQPVEVSLIHIGPASISVDFTVRVPTDCSVNASTSSGDVSLSGTTGTAVIHSSYGDVSTQAVRGEVSATTSSGEVTVRDVTAGAESVEATTSFGEILVRNARGSSLNAKSSSGDVTVEDSAFTGQASLSTSFGDIEATNLEAQSLDARTNSGKVILSGLAIGDELAAHSDFGDIEVKASSAQSYTLDTSSGKVVAEDATGRIKARSGFGDIRVSGSEAVLDLSTNSGSIEFRGSLGDGDSTLRTNFGDIAVYLPADAGFEVDLSTDFGDVECGFAVTSTEHDSTRVTGTVGAGGPRLEASTNSGDVSVQPQSDR, from the coding sequence ATGAAGAAATGGTCGCTGGTTGGCATTTTGGGAATTTCCATGTTTGCCGTCTGCCTGGGAGGGATCGTGGCCCTTGTTCCGGTCGCCAACCGGATTTGGTCAGGGGGAATCCACTGGAATTTTATATCCACTAACGCGAGCGGCGCCGACGCCGTCGAAGAGCTGCGGGCGCCGGTGGATGGGCCCGCCGACCTCACGATTAATACGCCGTTCGGTAAGGTGGACATCTCCGCGGAGGAGGGCGGCAGCGAGATCGTGGTCACTTCCCACAAATACGCCTGGGGCACCACCCAACAGGCCGCCGAGGATCTGCTGAAAAAAACGGAAATCGTCCTCCTTCAGGACGGGAATTCCGTCAAGGTGTATGTCGATCAACCGGTGGAGGTGAGCCTCATCCACATCGGTCCGGCGAGCATTTCGGTGGATTTCACCGTGCGCGTTCCTACGGATTGCTCGGTGAACGCCTCGACCTCCAGCGGCGATGTCAGCCTGTCGGGGACGACCGGGACGGCGGTGATCCACTCCAGTTACGGGGATGTTTCCACCCAGGCGGTCCGCGGCGAGGTGAGCGCAACCACCAGCTCGGGGGAGGTGACGGTCCGGGATGTGACGGCAGGCGCGGAATCCGTGGAAGCAACCACAAGCTTCGGCGAGATCCTGGTCCGCAACGCCCGAGGCTCCTCGCTCAACGCGAAATCCAGTTCGGGGGATGTCACGGTGGAGGATTCAGCGTTCACCGGTCAGGCCAGTCTTTCCACCAGCTTCGGCGACATCGAGGCGACGAACCTCGAGGCTCAATCCCTCGATGCGCGGACCAACAGCGGCAAGGTCATCCTTTCCGGCTTGGCGATCGGGGACGAGCTGGCCGCCCACAGCGATTTCGGCGACATCGAAGTTAAGGCTTCCTCGGCGCAGAGTTACACCCTGGACACCAGTTCGGGAAAGGTCGTCGCGGAGGACGCGACAGGGCGAATTAAAGCCCGCTCCGGCTTCGGCGACATCCGCGTCAGCGGGAGTGAAGCGGTGCTGGACCTTTCCACCAACAGCGGGTCGATCGAGTTCCGCGGATCCCTCGGCGACGGCGACAGCACGCTGCGGACGAACTTCGGCGACATCGCGGTCTACCTTCCGGCGGACGCGGGATTCGAGGTCGATCTGTCGACGGATTTCGGCGATGTGGAATGCGGGTTTGCGGTCACCTCAACCGAACACGATTCGACCCGCGTGACCGGAACCGTCGGCGCGGGCGGACCCCGGCTGGAGGCGTCCACCAACAGCGGCGATGTCAGCGTGCAACCGCAGAGCGACCGCTGA